In Phyllobacterium zundukense, the following are encoded in one genomic region:
- the galE gene encoding UDP-glucose 4-epimerase GalE, translating into MSARRVLVTGGAGYIGSHTAKLLHSIGIEPIVFDNLVTGNRSSVRWGEFVHGDILDTSSLTRTLTQFKPDAVVHFAASAYVGESVEDPSKYYRNNVVGTLSLLDACRHAEIDKVIFSSSCATYGVPDCLPITETTPQQPINPYGRTKLIAEHILQDFAAAYRLKYVALRYFNACGADPEGELGEWHDPETHLIPRALLAAGGKIPHLAVFGDDYETEDGTCVRDYIHVSDLARAHVLALDHLIKGGQNLSVNLGTGQGSSIGEILGTISRITKREVPVEMHPRRAGDPPALYTDPAFARSALGFSPEYSDLETIVRTAAPFFGLGAPA; encoded by the coding sequence ATGTCGGCGCGAAGGGTTCTGGTAACAGGCGGCGCCGGATATATCGGCAGCCATACCGCCAAGCTTCTCCATTCTATTGGCATCGAACCGATTGTTTTTGACAATCTGGTTACGGGCAACCGCTCGTCGGTGCGCTGGGGAGAATTTGTGCACGGCGATATCCTCGATACGAGCAGCCTGACGCGAACCCTGACGCAATTTAAACCCGACGCAGTCGTACATTTTGCTGCATCGGCTTATGTGGGCGAGTCCGTCGAGGATCCTTCAAAATATTATCGCAACAATGTCGTCGGGACCTTGTCGCTGCTGGATGCCTGTCGCCACGCCGAAATTGACAAGGTCATTTTTTCCTCAAGCTGCGCTACGTACGGTGTTCCGGATTGTCTTCCCATTACCGAAACGACGCCGCAGCAGCCGATCAATCCTTACGGGCGCACGAAGCTCATTGCCGAGCATATACTGCAAGACTTTGCAGCCGCCTATCGCTTGAAATATGTGGCGCTGCGTTACTTCAATGCTTGCGGTGCCGATCCGGAAGGCGAACTCGGTGAGTGGCACGATCCGGAAACACATCTGATCCCACGAGCATTGCTCGCGGCAGGAGGAAAAATTCCCCACCTTGCCGTCTTCGGTGACGATTACGAAACTGAAGATGGAACCTGTGTCAGGGACTATATCCATGTGTCGGATCTCGCCCGCGCTCACGTGCTTGCGCTTGATCATCTCATCAAGGGCGGCCAAAACCTTTCCGTCAACCTTGGAACCGGGCAGGGCTCGTCGATAGGGGAGATTCTCGGAACCATCAGCCGAATTACCAAACGCGAAGTACCGGTTGAAATGCATCCAAGACGGGCTGGCGATCCGCCCGCACTTTATACCGATCCGGCTTTCGCACGCAGCGCACTCGGATTTTCGCCTGAATATTCGGATCTCGAGACCATCGTGCGTACCGCTGCTCCCTTCTTTGGTCTGGGGGCACCGGCATGA